Genomic window (Taeniopygia guttata chromosome 32, bTaeGut7.mat, whole genome shotgun sequence):
TGGGTTATTTGGGATCTGTTTTCTGCCggatttgggttattttgggtcaGTTTCTGTCagatttggggtatttggggtcaGTTTTCTGTTGGATCTGGGTTATTTTGGGCCGATTTGGGTTATTTGGGGTGTATTTTTGTCgtatttgggttattttgggctgttttgggccGTTTTCGGGGTGCTGACGCGCTGCCCCCCAGGCTGGTCCGGGGGGACCCCCGCGCCATCGTCGAGTACCGGGACCTGGACGCCCCCGAGGACGTGGATTTCTTCTGACCCTCCCCcaccgcggccccgccccctttgtacggccccgccccctcatTTCAATAAAGCGGCTCCGCCCACCCCAAAACGCGGATTtcggggaaattttgggaaatttggggtttttggggcagttttgggcacagaattggtggttttggggaagttttgggaGATTTCGCGGCAAATTCGGGagtttttggggcagtttgggggattttggggcagttttggggtttttgggcagttttggggttttgggggtggttttggggcagttttggggttttttggggtggttttggggcacTTTTAtggtttttgggggtggttttggggttttcacagcagttttgggacttttgaggttttgggggcagttttggggttttcacaCCAGTTTCGGgagttttgaggtttttggggcagttttggggtttttggggcagttttagGAGCCAGATTTGGGTGGTTTCGGGGCGGATTTAAAggtttttaagaaaatttgTGGTTTAAGTcacatttgggggttttgggaggattttggggcatatttggggttttgggggcattttgagggatttgtggtcagttttggggtttttttgcgccacttttgggatttttgctgcagttttggaggttttgaggcactttgggggatttgggaatttttggggcaatttggggatttttgggattttttgagctCAGAAGGGGGCGGGGCGATCTCAGGCCCCGCCCCGTGACGTAACACATAATTAACTCTGACAACTCGATCGTTTATTGGTTGGCGATTTCGGCCCCGCGGCCAATCAGCGGCGAGGTCCCGCCCCTCCACCAATCAGGAGCGGAGGGCGGCAGAGGCCGCTCGCCATTGGCTGTCGCCCAGCAACAGCCGTGACGTCATCGGGAGTGTATCATCGCGGCCAATCAGCGGCGAAGACGCGGCAGCGGCCGCTCCCATTGGACGGCGGCTGCACCAatggggggcggggggcggaGCCtcatccttaaaggggccgcgatgattttgatgatttttgggcgattttgacgatttttgagttttttggatgatttttttggttggttttgatGATTTGGATGATTTTTGATGATGGGACGGGTTCTCTCcaatttttacagttttttttccatttttacgCTGTTTTTTTCCGGTTTTCGGCCATTTTTTCCGGATTTTTCCGCcgtttttgctgttttttctccatttttcccgtttttgCCGTTTTTCAGCCCATTTTCGTGCCTACAGCGCCATGGCGGCCCAGCCCAGGATGAGCACGTtgattttgatgattttttgtccatttttgctgttttttcaccctttttccctgtttttgcagttttttcGCCGTTTTtgccgttttttcccatttttcctgtttttgcCGTTTTTCAGCCCATTTTCGTGCCTACAGCGCCATGGCGGCCCAGCCCAGGATGAGCACGTtgtttttgatgatttttttcccgtttttaccatttttttgctgttttttcgCCATTTTTTCGCCGTTTTTTccgtttttttcccatttttcctgtttttgcCGTTTTTCGGCCCATTTTTGGCGCCTACAGCGCCATGGCGGCCCAGCCCAGGATGAGCACGTtgtttttgatgattttttgtccatttttaccatttttttgccgttttttgcagttttttcgCCGTTTCTTCGccgtttttcccgttttttctcaatttttcccatttttgccGTTTTTCAGCCCATTTTCATGCCTACAGCGCCATGGCGGCCCAGCCCAGGATGAGCAGGGAGCCCCcgagcggcgccgccgccgcccccgccgggtCCCCGGTCAGGCCCTGCCGGTACAGGGGGGCGCAGAACAGCCCCAccccccccagcagcagcgacCCCGCCTGCGGAGAATtcggggggaaattggggattttggggattttggggggatttggggggatttttggggagatttagggaaatttgggggattttggggggattttggggatttgggggagatttggggagatttgggggattttggggggatttggggagatttgggggatttttggggtgaatctgggggattttggggagatttttggagCAATTTCAgggcagatttttggggtgattcaaggcagatttttggggtgaatctgggggatttttggggtgaatttgggggttttggggctgattttgggcagatttttgggctgattttgggcagatttttgGGGCGATTTCGGGGCAGatttttgggcagattttgggcagatttttggggtgattttaagcagatttttggggtgattttgggggatttttggggctattttggggcagatttttgGGACAATTTCGGAGCAGATTTTTGGGGCGATTTCGgggcagatttttggggtgattttgggggatttggggctcacCAGGTGGGGCCGGCGGCAGTGGGGCACcgccagcagggccaggctgtgcaggaggTGGAAGCGATTGGCGATCTCGTACAGCTGggatgaatttttggggtgaattttgggcttttgggggtttttgacatttttttgaggtttttttggggattttttgggtttttttgggggttttttccccctcctcacTCACCTCCTTCTGATACTCGTCGCGGTCGCTGCGGCGCATtcctgggggggtggggggtcagcgacccccaaaatccccccaaatttccccaaaatcccccccaaaatccacccaaatccccccaaaccccaccaaaaaccccaaattccctaaaattcccccaaaaccacccaaatctccccaaacctcccctaaatccccacaaacccccccccaggaccccccaaatctccccaaatccccacataaatccccccaaattttccaaaatcccccccaagccgccccaaatctcccccaaattcccccaaatttccccaaatccccccaaatttccccaaaatcccccccgcGCCCCTTTTCCCACCGTGGGCCCCGTAGGCCGCGGCCGCCACGGCGGCGGCTCCGCTGAGCGCCCCGACCCGTCCCCACAGCGCCGCCATTGCCGCCGGCCCCGCTTCCGCTTCCGCTTCCGCTTCCGCCCTTCTCTTCCGCCTTCTCTGCCCTCTCATTGGCCGAGAGGCGCGTCAATCAAAATGGCAGCGTGGCCAATGGGAGCGCGCGGAGAGGGTCCCGCCCCCTCCTGGCGCCGCCTGgtggaggaaaaaggaaacgCAGCGACCgccggggggattttgggggaatttggggggttttggagtttttggggaattttttgggttttgggggaatttgggggttttagggattttgggggaatttggggacttttgggggttttggggtttttggggttttggggatttttggagtcttttgggatttttttgggtttttgggggtttttggagtttttgggggaattttggggattttgtgggttttgaggtttttgggattttgggggaatttggggattttggggttttggggattttggggatttttggagtttttggggatttttttgggtttttgcgcat
Coding sequences:
- the TMEM256 gene encoding transmembrane protein 256 — encoded protein: MRGQRRRKRRAEAEAEAEAGPAAMAALWGRVGALSGAAAVAAAAYGAHGMRRSDRDEYQKELYEIANRFHLLHSLALLAVPHCRRPHLAGSLLLGGVGLFCAPLYRQGLTGDPAGAAAAPLGGSVLILGWAAMAL